A region of Heteronotia binoei isolate CCM8104 ecotype False Entrance Well chromosome 2, APGP_CSIRO_Hbin_v1, whole genome shotgun sequence DNA encodes the following proteins:
- the AHCYL1 gene encoding S-adenosylhomocysteine hydrolase-like protein 1 isoform X3 has protein sequence MQEFTKFPTKTGRRSLSRSISQSSTDSYSSAASYTDSSDDEVSPREKQQTNSKGSSNFCVKNIKQAEFGRREIEIAEQDMSALISLRKRAQGEKPLAGAKIVGCTHITAQTAVLIESLCALGAQCRWSACNIYSTQNEVAAALAEAGVAVFAWKGESEDDFWWCIDRCVNVDGWQPNMILDDGGDLTHWVYKKYPNVFKKIRGIVEESVTGVHRLYQLSKAGKLCVPAMNVNDSVTKQKFDNLYCCRESILDGLKRTTDVMFGGKQVVVCGYGEVGKGCCAALKALGAIVYITEIDPICALQACMDGFRVVKLNEVIRQVDVVITCTGNKNVVTREHLDRMKNSCIVCNMGHSNTEIDVASLRTPELTWERVRSQVDHVIWPDGKRVVLLAEGRLLNLSCSTVPTFVLSITATTQALALIELYNAPEGRYKQDVYLLPKKMDEYVASLHLPSFDAHLTELTDDQAKYLGLNKNGPFKPNYYRY, from the exons CGGCATCCTACACAGACAGCTCTGATGATGAGGTTTCCCCTCGAGAAAAACAGCAAACCAATTCCAAGGGCAGCAGCAATTTCTGTGTTAAAAATATCAAGCAGGCCGAGTTTGGGCGCCGAGAAATAGAAATAGCAGAGCAAG ATATGTCTGCTCTGATTTCACTAAGAAAACGAGCTCAGGGGGAGAAACCATTAGCTGGAGCTAAAATTGTGGGATGTACTCACATTACAGCACAGACTGCG GTATTGATTGAGTCACTATGTGCATTGGGGGCTCAGTGCCGTTGGTCTGCTTGCAATATTTATTCCACTCAAAATGAGGTGGCTGCTGCATTGGCGGAGGCTG GTGTTGCTGTGTTTGCCTGGAAGGGGGAATCTGAAGATGATTTTTGGTGGTGCATTGATCGTTGTGTTAATGTGGATGGATGGCAGCCCAACatg ATCTTGGATGATGGGGGAGACCTGACCCACTGGGTTTATAAGAAATATCCAAACGTATTTAAGAAGATCAGAGGGATTGTAGAAGAAAGTGTGACGGGTGTGCACAG ATTATACCAGCTGTCAAAGGCTGGGAAACTGTGTGTTCCAGCCATGAATGTCAATGACTCTGTCACTAAACAGAAATTTGATAACTTGTACTGTTGCAGAGAGTCCATCTTAGATGG CCTAAAGAGGACAACTGATGTGATGTTTGGAGGGAAGCAAGTGGTAGTGTGTGGCTATGGTGAG GTTGGAAAGGGATGTTGTGCAGCTCTGAAAGCTCTAGGAGCTATAGTTTACATCACAGAGATTGATCCCATCTGTGCTCTTCAAGCTTG CATGGATGGGTTTCGTGTAGTGAAGCTCAATGAAGTCATTCGTCAGGTGGATGTGGTCATAACTTGTACAG GAAATAAGAATGTGGTAACTAGGGAGCACTTGGACAGAATGAAGAATAGCTGCATTGTGTGTAATATGGGTCATTCCAATACAGAAATTGATGTG GCTAGCCTGCGTACCCCCGAGCTGACCTGGGAGCGTGTGCGTTCTCAGGTAGATCATGTAATCTGGCCTGATGGCAAGCGCGTTGTCCTTCTAGCTGAG GGGCGACTTCTCAATCTGAGCTGTTCAACTGTTCCTACCTTTGTTCTGTCAATCACAGCTACCACTCAG GCTCTGGCTTTGATTGAGCTTTACAACGCTCCTGAGGGACGATATAAACAAGATGTGTATCTGCTGCCTAAAAAGATGG ACGAATATGTTGCCAGCTTGCATCTGCCTTCATTTGATGCCCACCTGACAGAACTAACAGATGATCAAGCAAAATATCTGGGTCTCAATAAAAATGGGCCTTTCAAACCAAATTATTACAG GTACTGA